The following coding sequences lie in one Arachis stenosperma cultivar V10309 chromosome 5, arast.V10309.gnm1.PFL2, whole genome shotgun sequence genomic window:
- the LOC130981812 gene encoding putative casein kinase II subunit beta-4 isoform X3 translates to MYGNRVADGAGVDRRKRINDVLDKHLHRSSPSTSTSASTRPIKAQIQAQIQANNSDATLEESETDTGGSDVSASDDGEDTSWIAWFCSLRGNEFFCEVDDDYIQDDFNLCGLSSQVPYYDYALDLILDVDSSHEEQNELIESAAEMLYGLIHARYILTGRGMAAMLDKYKNYDFGRCPRVYCSGQPCLPVGQSDIPRSSTVKIYCPRCEDIYYPRSKYQGNIDGAYFGTTFPNLFLMTYGHLKPQKPSQSYVPRVFGFKVHKP, encoded by the exons CTTGCACCGATCCTCACCCTCCACTTCCACCTCCGCCTCCACTAGGCCCATCAAGGCCCAAatccaggcccaaatccaagccAACAACTCCGACGCCACACTCGAGGAATCGGAAACCGACACCGGGGGATCGGACGTTAGCGCCTCCGACGACGGGGAAGACACCTCGTGGATCGCGTGGTTCTGCAGCCTCAGAGGGAACGAGTTCTTTTGCGAGGTCGATGATGATTACATTCAGGACGATTTTAACCTTTGTGGTTTGAGCAGCCAAGTTCCTTATTACGATTATGCCCTTGACTTGATTCTCGACGTTGACTCCTCCCACG AAGAACAAAATGAGTTGATTGAATCCGCCGCGGAGATGCTTTATGGTCTCATTCATGCCCGCTACATTTTAACAGGCAGAGGAATGGCTGCCATG CTGGACAAGTACAAGAATTATGACTTTGGTAGGTGTCCAAGAGTTTACTGCTCAGGGCAACCGTGCCTTCCGGTGGGTCAGTCCGACATCCCTAGGTCGAGCACTGTAAAGATATATTGCCCCAGGTGTGAAGACATTTACTACCCGCGATCCAAGTATCAAGGTA ATATCGACGGAGCTTATTTTGGAACTACATTTCCTAACCTCTTCCTGATGACTTATGGTCATCTGAAGCCACAAAAGCCATCACAGAGCTATGTTCCAAGAGTTTTTGGTTTTAAAGTTCACAAGCCatga
- the LOC130981812 gene encoding putative casein kinase II subunit beta-4 isoform X1, with protein sequence MYGNRVADGAGVDRRKRINDVLDKHLHRSSPSTSTSASTRPIKAQIQAQIQANNSDATLEESETDTGGSDVSASDDGEDTSWIAWFCSLRGNEFFCEVDDDYIQDDFNLCGLSSQVPYYDYALDLILDVDSSHGDIFTEEQNELIESAAEMLYGLIHARYILTGRGMAAMLDKYKNYDFGRCPRVYCSGQPCLPVGQSDIPRSSTVKIYCPRCEDIYYPRSKYQGNIDGAYFGTTFPNLFLMTYGHLKPQKPSQSYVPRVFGFKVHKP encoded by the exons CTTGCACCGATCCTCACCCTCCACTTCCACCTCCGCCTCCACTAGGCCCATCAAGGCCCAAatccaggcccaaatccaagccAACAACTCCGACGCCACACTCGAGGAATCGGAAACCGACACCGGGGGATCGGACGTTAGCGCCTCCGACGACGGGGAAGACACCTCGTGGATCGCGTGGTTCTGCAGCCTCAGAGGGAACGAGTTCTTTTGCGAGGTCGATGATGATTACATTCAGGACGATTTTAACCTTTGTGGTTTGAGCAGCCAAGTTCCTTATTACGATTATGCCCTTGACTTGATTCTCGACGTTGACTCCTCCCACG GAGACATCTTTACAGAAGAACAAAATGAGTTGATTGAATCCGCCGCGGAGATGCTTTATGGTCTCATTCATGCCCGCTACATTTTAACAGGCAGAGGAATGGCTGCCATG CTGGACAAGTACAAGAATTATGACTTTGGTAGGTGTCCAAGAGTTTACTGCTCAGGGCAACCGTGCCTTCCGGTGGGTCAGTCCGACATCCCTAGGTCGAGCACTGTAAAGATATATTGCCCCAGGTGTGAAGACATTTACTACCCGCGATCCAAGTATCAAGGTA ATATCGACGGAGCTTATTTTGGAACTACATTTCCTAACCTCTTCCTGATGACTTATGGTCATCTGAAGCCACAAAAGCCATCACAGAGCTATGTTCCAAGAGTTTTTGGTTTTAAAGTTCACAAGCCatga
- the LOC130981812 gene encoding putative casein kinase II subunit beta-4 isoform X2 → MYGNRVADGAGVDRRKRINDVLDKHLHRSSPSTSTSASTRPIKAQIQAQIQANNSDATLEESETDTGGSDVSASDDGEDTSWIAWFCSLRGNEFFCEVDDDYIQDDFNLCGLSSQVPYYDYALDLILDVDSSHGDIFTEEQNELIESAAEMLYGLIHARYILTGRGMAAMLDKYKNYDFGRCPRVYCSGQPCLPVGQSDIPRSSTVKIYCPRCEDIYYPRSKYQDIDGAYFGTTFPNLFLMTYGHLKPQKPSQSYVPRVFGFKVHKP, encoded by the exons CTTGCACCGATCCTCACCCTCCACTTCCACCTCCGCCTCCACTAGGCCCATCAAGGCCCAAatccaggcccaaatccaagccAACAACTCCGACGCCACACTCGAGGAATCGGAAACCGACACCGGGGGATCGGACGTTAGCGCCTCCGACGACGGGGAAGACACCTCGTGGATCGCGTGGTTCTGCAGCCTCAGAGGGAACGAGTTCTTTTGCGAGGTCGATGATGATTACATTCAGGACGATTTTAACCTTTGTGGTTTGAGCAGCCAAGTTCCTTATTACGATTATGCCCTTGACTTGATTCTCGACGTTGACTCCTCCCACG GAGACATCTTTACAGAAGAACAAAATGAGTTGATTGAATCCGCCGCGGAGATGCTTTATGGTCTCATTCATGCCCGCTACATTTTAACAGGCAGAGGAATGGCTGCCATG CTGGACAAGTACAAGAATTATGACTTTGGTAGGTGTCCAAGAGTTTACTGCTCAGGGCAACCGTGCCTTCCGGTGGGTCAGTCCGACATCCCTAGGTCGAGCACTGTAAAGATATATTGCCCCAGGTGTGAAGACATTTACTACCCGCGATCCAAGTATCAAG ATATCGACGGAGCTTATTTTGGAACTACATTTCCTAACCTCTTCCTGATGACTTATGGTCATCTGAAGCCACAAAAGCCATCACAGAGCTATGTTCCAAGAGTTTTTGGTTTTAAAGTTCACAAGCCatga
- the LOC130981812 gene encoding putative casein kinase II subunit beta-4 isoform X4, which produces MYGNRVADGAGVDRRKRINDVLDKHLHRSSPSTSTSASTRPIKAQIQAQIQANNSDATLEESETDTGGSDVSASDDGEDTSWIAWFCSLRGNEFFCEVDDDYIQDDFNLCGLSSQVPYYDYALDLILDVDSSHEEQNELIESAAEMLYGLIHARYILTGRGMAAMLDKYKNYDFGRCPRVYCSGQPCLPVGQSDIPRSSTVKIYCPRCEDIYYPRSKYQDIDGAYFGTTFPNLFLMTYGHLKPQKPSQSYVPRVFGFKVHKP; this is translated from the exons CTTGCACCGATCCTCACCCTCCACTTCCACCTCCGCCTCCACTAGGCCCATCAAGGCCCAAatccaggcccaaatccaagccAACAACTCCGACGCCACACTCGAGGAATCGGAAACCGACACCGGGGGATCGGACGTTAGCGCCTCCGACGACGGGGAAGACACCTCGTGGATCGCGTGGTTCTGCAGCCTCAGAGGGAACGAGTTCTTTTGCGAGGTCGATGATGATTACATTCAGGACGATTTTAACCTTTGTGGTTTGAGCAGCCAAGTTCCTTATTACGATTATGCCCTTGACTTGATTCTCGACGTTGACTCCTCCCACG AAGAACAAAATGAGTTGATTGAATCCGCCGCGGAGATGCTTTATGGTCTCATTCATGCCCGCTACATTTTAACAGGCAGAGGAATGGCTGCCATG CTGGACAAGTACAAGAATTATGACTTTGGTAGGTGTCCAAGAGTTTACTGCTCAGGGCAACCGTGCCTTCCGGTGGGTCAGTCCGACATCCCTAGGTCGAGCACTGTAAAGATATATTGCCCCAGGTGTGAAGACATTTACTACCCGCGATCCAAGTATCAAG ATATCGACGGAGCTTATTTTGGAACTACATTTCCTAACCTCTTCCTGATGACTTATGGTCATCTGAAGCCACAAAAGCCATCACAGAGCTATGTTCCAAGAGTTTTTGGTTTTAAAGTTCACAAGCCatga
- the LOC130982011 gene encoding casein kinase II subunit beta-1-like, translating into MYRERERERERGTNTKSEVDRKRINDVLDKQLERSSPSTSTSRPINGKDRPSSLLSGKSSSARDHALRDSRSTASATISKNSNASDEESETDSEESDVSGSDGDDTSWISWFCNLRGNEFFCEVDDDYIQDDFNLCGLSSQVPYYDYALDLILDVESSHGDMFTEEQNELIESAAEMLYGLIHARYILTGKGLASMLDKYKNYDFGRCPRVYCSGQPCLPVGQSDVPRSSTVKIYCPRCEDIYYPRSKYQGNIDGAYFGTTFPHLFLMTYGQLKPQKPSQSYVPRVFGFKLHKP; encoded by the exons ATGTACAGAGAGAGAGAGCGAGAGCGAGAGCGAGGTACCAATACCAAATCGGAGGTTGATCGGAAGCGAATCAACGACGTCCTCGACAAGCAGCTGGAGCGATCGTCGCCGTCAACGTCGACGTCGAGGCCAATCAACGGCAAGGACAGGCCCTCCTCTCTCTTATCCGGCAAGTCCTCCTCCGCACGCGATCACGCCCTCAGGGACTCTCGCTCCACCGCCTCCGCCACTATCTCCAAGAACTCTAACGCTTCCGATG AGGAATCTGAGACTGACAGCGAGGAGTCTGATGTTAGTGGTTCTGATGGAGATGACACGTCGTGGATCTCGTGGTTCTGCAATTTGAGAGGGAACGAGTTCTTCTGCGAGGTGGATGATGATTACATCCAGGATGACTTCAACCTTTGTGGATTGAGCAGTCAAGTGCCTTACTATGATTACGCTCTTGATTTGATTTTGGATGTTGAATCCTCTCATG GTGACATGTTTACAGAGGAACAAAATGAATTAATTGAATCAGCAGCAGAGATGCTATATGGTCTGATTCATGCCAGGTATATCTTGACAGGCAAAGGATTGGCCTCCATG CTGGACAAGTACAAGAACTATGATTTTGGTAGATGTCCAAGAGTGTACTGCTCTGGGCAGCCCTGCCTTCCGGTTGGTCAGTCAGATGTTCCAAGGTCCAGTACCGTGAAAATATACTGCCCAAGGTGTGAAGACATTTATTATCCGCGGTCCAAGTATCAAGGCA ACATTGATGGAGCTTATTTTGGAACTACATTTCCTCACCTCTTCCTGATGACTTACGGACAACTGAAGCCACAGAAACCATCACAGAGCTATGTTCCAAGAGTCTTTGGCTTCAAGCTTCACAAGCCATGA